From the Lathyrus oleraceus cultivar Zhongwan6 chromosome 4, CAAS_Psat_ZW6_1.0, whole genome shotgun sequence genome, one window contains:
- the LOC127136361 gene encoding uncharacterized mitochondrial protein AtMg00810-like — protein sequence MSDGMIILCLYVDDLLITGSHDKSVSRFKSELMREFEMTDLGVMNYFLGIEFHKSKVGLLIHQRRYALDILKKCDMEHCNACITPCEARVQLPKSDEEDDVDPTLYRSLIGSLRYLCNTRPDFAFSVGIVSKFMERPKVSHLAAVKRILRYVKGTLGCGILFPASDTGRKCNLLGYTDSNWCGDKDDRKSTVGYIFMFGSTPISWCSKKEPVVALSSCEAEYIAASLGACQAMWLMNLLKELGCGDDDATTLFVDNVSAINLAKNPIAHGKSKHIEMQFHYLRELVGDEKLRLSYCRSEDQVADLLTKGVTNDVFKRLKKCLSMVDLEQLK from the coding sequence ATGAGTGATGGTATGATTATACTTTGCTTGTATGTTGATGATCTCTTGATTACGGGCAGCCATGACAAGAGTGTTTCAAGGTTCAAAAGTGAGCTCATGAGAGAGTTTGAGATGACGGACCTTGGTGTCATGAATTACTTCCTTGGCATAGAGTTTCACAAGTCAAAAGTGGGGTTGCTTATACACCAAAGGAGGTATGCTCTAGATATTTTGAAAAAGTGTGATATGGAGCATTGTAATGCTTGTATTACACCTTGTGAGGCTAGAGTGCAGCTGCCCAAAAGTGATGAGGAGGATGATGTCGATCCAACGCTTTACCGGAGCTTGATTGGATCGTTACGGTACTTGTGCAATACGCGACCGGATTTTGCTTTTAGTGTCGGTATTGTGAGTAAATTCATGGAGAGACCGAAGGTGTCTCACTTGGCAGCGGTCAAGAGGATCCTTAGATATGTGAAAGGTACTCTTGGTTGCGGAATTCTCTTTCCCGCATCGGACACGGGGCGTAAGTGCAATTTACTTGGCTACACCGATTCCAATTGGTGCGGAGATAAAGATGACCGAAAATCGACGGTGGGGTACATCTTTATGTTTGGTAGTAcaccaatctcttggtgttcGAAAAAGGAACCGGTTGTAGCACTCTCTTCTTGTGAGGCCGAGTACATTGCGGCGTCGTTAGGTGCGTGCCAAGCTATGTGGCTTATGAATCTATTGAAGGAATTGGGATGTGGTGATGATGATGCCACCACACTATTTGTAGATAATGTTTCTGCAATAAATCTTGCGAAGAACCCGATTGCACACGGAAAgagcaagcatattgagatgcAGTTTCATTATTTGAGGGAATTGGTTGGTGATGAAAAGCTTAGATTGAGCTATTGCCGAAGCGAAGACCAAGTTGCGGATTTGTTGACAAAGGGTGTGACAAATGATGTGTTCAAGAGGCTAAAGAAGTGCTTGAGCATGGTGGACTTGGAGCAACTAAAGTGA